The genome window GATGATGAGGAGGGGAAGCATATCAAGAAGATACTGTGGGAAACAACATATAGGGAGTATCTTGAGGTACATATAACTTTAtctactattttctttttaatagtgCTAGATCAAGTTGTccgttaagttttttttttcctactatCTATCATGATTAGAAGTTCAAATTCAGAACTGGGTGCTTGTACTTTTGTTTGTTCCTGGTTTTCTGTTTAATTTTAGGCTTATTTGGGAGGTTAATCTGCACGGATCTCACTcaatcttcctttttttttttttcaggagcAGGCAGCCAAGGAAGCAGCTGCAGCAGCTAGCAAGAAAGCTTTTGAGGCAAAATTTGAAAACTGTTCGGAGGATATACTAGCGGCAAGAGAGCTTGCTGCATCTTCTACTGAAGCTGTGGCAAAATCCAAAAAGGTACTTTCTGAATCTTGTGAGGTTCTTCGTGTGAAATTAGACCATAAGTAACTtaagataaatatttcattaaatccACTGTTAGATTTTTATCTCTCATTACATAAATTATGTCAAGAAGTGTCATGTCAACTTGATTTTAATCCTTTATTAGTACATcatttaattaacataaatatgatttccataatttataaaattgactACTAGATTTTGGCTTATCAATAaccaatttatttgaaatttgatattCACGAACACTATATTTCTCACAATTCAATGGTAAGATTGATGAAGATCACATAAAATAAGTTACTCAATTGTCGAAGTGTTTCAATTCTTTATAATGTCGTTCATGTTTTACTAACATGGGCATTAGTTTGGAATTAGTTgctatgaaataaaaaattgggaCTTCATGGCCAGTGCAAGCAGAAAGTGCTAATTACCactgaaaaatatatttgtgattgacaaaaatttttttaactgctttattttcaaattgattATACTCCTCGATATACTTTTCAATGGCTGTGCTTTCGTAGAGTGGATCCAATAGTTAtgcactgttttttttttgtttacatagtATCATTTATGCTGCATAAACTACTGCAAGACTTCAagcgtataattttttttgtttgttgaataCACTATTGCAggaaatgagacagaaacgagCTTATGAGGCAAAAAATACAAGGCCAGCTCAATCTGCTGCAGAGGCCTTTGGCCAAATGTCTAATAAAAAAAGGGTATTTATTCAACAAGAGACATACATTTTCTTTAGATATTCTTATAGCCCAATACATTGTATATTTGTAAAATGTCCTGTATATTCTACTTGgttgtatgtattttttaaattcctagtttctttttttaggaGATTTTAACATTGATGTAGTTTAGTCTATATATTGACGTTATGTGCAGTCTTTTGAAATGAGGAATAAAGTTAAGTTGATCTATTTTGTCACTCCTACCCTTTATAActaaattattgtaacaaagttctatttcataaattatatttggttAAGATAATGATAAATATAAGATTTGAGTAAGACcttaattattatgttaaaacttATCGTGAGAAAATTTATTTCTACGTCTACATTTAATATACATTGAGCTTATATGATCCTTCATAATAAAAGTATTGAATTATATTCCTTTAAATCAAGTTAGTTGATTAAATTATAGAACATAAATTGTAAGTacgtgttttgtttttttttattcacttattccTTTTTTTGGTTCTATATTTCCTTATTCTTTCTGATTCCCTCCATTCTGTCCTTTGCAAGACATTATGAGCCTCCtttttgaaaaagaatataaaattgtatatataaGTGTGCAACTTAGAAATAAATGGTATGAATGAATTGTGGCACAATAAATTACAATATTAAATGCAAAATAAAACTGCATTCCCTTAAGcatattaaattgattaaattacAGAACAT of Glycine soja cultivar W05 chromosome 1, ASM419377v2, whole genome shotgun sequence contains these proteins:
- the LOC114377402 gene encoding uncharacterized protein LOC114377402; translated protein: MTYVHDESETLSDIDDEEVDLYIDDEEGKHIKKILWETTYREYLEEQAAKEAAAAASKKAFEAKFENCSEDILAARELAASSTEAVAKSKKEMRQKRAYEAKNTRPAQSAAEAFGQMSNKKRNLQGLKSKVNFKLLNELFDEMDTQENTDGLKK